Proteins encoded by one window of Dietzia sp. B32:
- a CDS encoding mycofactocin-coupled SDR family oxidoreductase has translation MAGRLGGKVAFITGVARGQGRTHAVRLAAEGADIIGLDLAGPLPDAVPYDPATREELDETRRLVEEKGRRALLSVGDVRDLGGMKKIVDDGVAELGRLDVVVANAGICTPQVWDTITAEDFAATIDTNVTGVWNTVMATAHHVIDAGGGSIILTSSYAGKKIQPFMIHYTTSKHALVGMTRAFAAELGPKNVRVNSIHPGGVATPMGGGDMVSTLEKVGESNPPLNLMGSTFLEQTWAEPEEISNVVAFLASDESKFITAEHISIDGGSQYF, from the coding sequence ATGGCGGGACGACTCGGGGGCAAGGTCGCGTTCATCACGGGGGTCGCGCGCGGGCAGGGCAGGACGCACGCCGTCCGCTTGGCCGCGGAAGGGGCGGACATCATCGGTCTCGACCTGGCGGGCCCGCTGCCGGACGCCGTCCCCTATGACCCCGCCACGCGCGAGGAGTTGGACGAGACGCGTCGGCTGGTCGAGGAGAAGGGTCGCCGCGCGCTCCTGTCAGTCGGTGACGTCCGGGATCTCGGGGGCATGAAGAAGATCGTCGACGACGGGGTGGCCGAACTCGGGCGTCTCGACGTGGTGGTGGCCAATGCCGGCATCTGCACCCCTCAGGTGTGGGACACCATCACCGCGGAGGATTTCGCCGCGACCATCGACACCAACGTCACCGGCGTGTGGAACACCGTCATGGCCACGGCCCACCACGTCATCGACGCCGGTGGTGGGTCGATCATCCTCACCAGCTCGTACGCGGGCAAGAAGATCCAGCCGTTCATGATCCACTACACCACCTCCAAGCACGCGCTGGTCGGGATGACCCGGGCGTTCGCGGCGGAGCTGGGGCCGAAGAACGTGCGGGTCAACAGCATCCACCCCGGCGGTGTGGCCACCCCGATGGGTGGCGGCGACATGGTGAGCACGCTGGAGAAGGTCGGCGAGTCCAACCCGCCGCTCAACCTCATGGGCTCGACGTTCCTGGAGCAGACCTGGGCCGAGCCGGAGGAGATCTCCAACGTCGTGGCGTTCCTGGCCTCCGACGAGTCGAAGTTCATCACCGCTGAGCACATCAGCATCGACGGCGGGTCGCAGTACTTCTGA
- a CDS encoding FAD-dependent oxidoreductase, translated as MPHVITQACCADASCVHACPVNCIHPTPDEPDFATAEMLYIDPVSCVDCGACVGACPVGAIVPHTALAPEQQDFLGINEALTGTDRPARPQARVPTLVRLGPTRTTLRVAVVGAGPAALYAADELLRQPGVEVTVFDRLPVPHGLARHGVAPDHTDTRAVADLFTAIEDQPGFTYRLGVNIGEDVTTEELAAHHHAVVYATGAGTDRPLDIPGVDLPGSTSATQVVGWYNDHPDHADAHVPLDHERAVIVGNGNVALDVARILATDPERLAGTSIARHALEALRGSRVREVVVLGRRGPEHAAFTLPELVGLAARDDIDLRIDAPGGIDPAAATTRQGRLKLEYLARIAARSHDTADGPPQTPPRRRIILRFRTAPLEVTGSSRAEGLRVARTELATGADGRVHAVPRPDSEETIAAGLVLGSVGYRGVEVPGVPFDPETSTIPHRGGRVLDGVGGRELPGLYVVGWIKRGPRGFIGSNKTCARETVNALLADANEGRLPTPGPAARFEELLRSRRPAPATV; from the coding sequence ATGCCCCACGTCATCACGCAGGCCTGCTGCGCCGACGCCTCGTGCGTCCACGCCTGCCCGGTCAACTGCATCCACCCGACACCCGACGAGCCCGATTTCGCCACCGCCGAGATGCTGTACATCGACCCGGTGTCCTGCGTGGACTGCGGCGCCTGCGTGGGGGCGTGCCCGGTCGGCGCGATCGTGCCGCACACCGCGTTGGCCCCCGAACAGCAGGACTTCCTCGGCATCAACGAGGCCCTGACCGGGACCGACCGCCCGGCCAGGCCCCAGGCGCGGGTGCCCACGCTCGTGCGCCTGGGCCCCACGCGGACGACGCTCCGGGTGGCCGTGGTGGGCGCCGGCCCGGCCGCGCTGTACGCGGCCGACGAACTGCTCCGCCAGCCCGGGGTGGAGGTGACGGTGTTCGACCGTCTGCCCGTCCCCCACGGGCTCGCCCGGCACGGCGTGGCCCCCGACCACACCGACACCCGCGCCGTCGCGGACCTGTTCACCGCGATCGAGGACCAGCCCGGCTTCACCTACCGACTCGGGGTGAACATCGGCGAGGACGTCACCACCGAGGAGTTGGCGGCCCACCACCACGCGGTCGTGTACGCGACCGGTGCGGGCACGGACCGACCCCTGGACATCCCGGGGGTCGACCTGCCCGGGAGCACGTCGGCGACGCAGGTCGTGGGGTGGTACAACGATCACCCCGACCATGCCGACGCCCACGTCCCGTTGGATCACGAGCGGGCGGTGATCGTCGGCAACGGCAACGTGGCGCTGGACGTGGCCCGGATCCTGGCCACCGACCCGGAGCGGCTCGCCGGCACCTCCATCGCACGCCACGCGCTGGAGGCGCTGCGCGGCAGCAGGGTCCGCGAGGTGGTGGTGCTCGGCCGCCGCGGCCCCGAGCACGCGGCGTTCACCCTGCCCGAGCTGGTCGGACTGGCCGCCCGTGACGACATCGACCTGCGCATCGACGCCCCCGGCGGCATCGACCCGGCCGCCGCGACCACCCGCCAGGGCCGCCTGAAGCTGGAATACCTCGCGCGGATCGCCGCCCGTTCGCACGACACCGCGGACGGGCCCCCGCAGACTCCCCCGCGCCGCCGGATCATCCTCCGGTTCCGGACCGCACCCCTGGAGGTCACGGGCTCCTCTCGTGCCGAGGGCCTGCGGGTGGCGCGGACGGAACTCGCCACAGGCGCCGACGGCCGGGTCCACGCCGTGCCCCGTCCGGACTCCGAGGAGACCATCGCGGCGGGACTGGTGTTGGGCTCGGTGGGGTACCGGGGCGTCGAGGTGCCCGGGGTGCCGTTCGACCCGGAGACCTCGACCATCCCGCACCGCGGTGGCCGCGTACTGGACGGCGTCGGTGGGCGCGAGCTGCCCGGACTGTACGTGGTGGGTTGGATCAAGCGGGGCCCGCGCGGGTTCATCGGCTCCAACAAGACGTGCGCGCGCGAGACGGTCAACGCCCTGCTCGCCGATGCGAACGAGGGTCGTCTGCCCACTCCGGGCCCGGCGGCGCGTTTCGAGGAGTTGCTCCGGAGCCGCCGCCCGGCCCCGGCGACCGTATAG
- a CDS encoding bifunctional lysylphosphatidylglycerol flippase/synthetase MprF — translation MSTDQIAEKTDEPASPPPLATAGRAVVTAARRLPVTAVIVAALLVTGVVFEALFRSARHATWFPDVAYGVPALEGGRWWTLVTGPWLGLTPLQHLSLLVLVAAGIGMGEWRLGPARTAWAAAGGQLIGVLGAVAVIVPGDAVGWAWATELSVVLDVGCSTAVVAVLAAASATLVSPWRLRARALLYGYVIVSFLFVGSLADLTHLVAFVVFLAVGERFFSRSEHGLGPRTRRETRLLASAGMWFIAAVHVVVYFLPSDGPLGPTEAEDVNLVGMLLSVLVAAATAELLRRGYRVAWGVALAYALLTAAVTLVVTVLVVAADFESLGAVTLGTGLLWVGEAVLLVVGRGAFGARVRRRVTGSRVHSDDVVERVRDLIRAHGGSTMSWMITWQPMNYFFGGGDGTAGPDSAGVVGYRMHVGTIIALADPVADPADRGVLLSSFVDFAEAQAAVPCLFSVSGETADRMRAHGWRALQIAEDTIMDLPDLEFTGKKWQKIRSAMNKASKSGTTYVSGLLREQPAAVLAQVREISEQWVGDKELPEMGFTLGTVEEALDDDVRIALAVDSGGVVQAALSWLPVYRGGPDGGVRGWTLDLMRKRNGPGANNMVEFLIARSALEFKDEGADYVSLSGAPLARSGDDDDEVAVLDRGLDLLGQALEPYYGFRSLHQFKAKFNPRIEPVYLCFRDEADLPRIGVAIGRAYLPGATTRQLAALARSGASETVDV, via the coding sequence GTGAGCACCGACCAGATCGCCGAGAAGACCGACGAGCCCGCCTCGCCCCCACCCCTGGCCACCGCGGGCCGCGCGGTCGTCACGGCCGCGCGTCGACTCCCCGTCACGGCGGTGATCGTCGCCGCACTGCTCGTCACCGGCGTTGTGTTCGAGGCCCTCTTCCGCAGCGCCCGCCACGCCACGTGGTTCCCCGACGTCGCCTACGGGGTGCCCGCGCTGGAGGGCGGCCGCTGGTGGACGCTCGTCACCGGACCCTGGCTCGGGCTCACCCCACTCCAGCACCTGTCATTGTTGGTGCTGGTGGCGGCGGGGATCGGGATGGGCGAGTGGCGCCTGGGCCCGGCCCGGACGGCGTGGGCGGCGGCGGGCGGGCAGCTCATCGGGGTGCTCGGCGCGGTGGCCGTGATCGTTCCCGGCGACGCCGTCGGCTGGGCGTGGGCCACGGAATTGTCGGTGGTGCTGGACGTGGGCTGCTCGACCGCGGTGGTCGCCGTGCTGGCCGCCGCCTCGGCGACGCTCGTCTCGCCTTGGCGCCTGCGCGCGCGGGCGCTCCTCTACGGCTACGTGATCGTGTCGTTCCTGTTCGTCGGGAGCCTGGCCGACCTCACCCACCTGGTGGCGTTCGTCGTGTTCCTCGCCGTCGGCGAGAGGTTCTTCTCCCGCAGCGAGCACGGTCTGGGTCCCCGAACCCGGCGCGAGACCCGACTGCTGGCCTCGGCGGGCATGTGGTTCATCGCCGCGGTCCACGTGGTGGTGTACTTCCTCCCCTCCGACGGCCCACTCGGCCCCACCGAGGCCGAGGACGTGAACCTGGTCGGCATGCTCCTGTCCGTCCTCGTCGCCGCCGCGACCGCGGAGCTCCTCCGCCGCGGATACCGGGTCGCCTGGGGCGTGGCACTCGCGTATGCGCTGCTCACCGCTGCGGTCACCCTCGTCGTCACGGTCCTGGTCGTCGCCGCCGACTTCGAGTCGCTGGGCGCCGTCACCCTCGGCACCGGTCTGCTCTGGGTGGGCGAGGCCGTGCTGCTGGTGGTGGGCAGGGGCGCGTTCGGCGCGCGGGTGCGGCGACGGGTGACCGGGTCGCGCGTGCACTCCGACGACGTCGTCGAACGCGTCCGCGATCTCATCCGGGCCCACGGCGGCAGCACGATGTCGTGGATGATCACGTGGCAGCCGATGAATTACTTCTTCGGCGGAGGCGACGGCACCGCGGGCCCCGACTCGGCGGGCGTCGTGGGGTACCGGATGCACGTGGGCACCATCATCGCGCTGGCCGACCCGGTCGCCGACCCCGCCGATCGCGGCGTACTGCTGAGCTCGTTCGTCGACTTTGCCGAGGCGCAGGCGGCCGTCCCGTGCCTGTTCTCGGTGTCCGGGGAGACGGCCGACCGGATGCGCGCGCACGGGTGGCGGGCGCTGCAGATCGCCGAGGACACCATCATGGACCTGCCCGACCTGGAGTTCACGGGCAAGAAGTGGCAGAAGATCCGCTCCGCCATGAACAAGGCGTCCAAGAGCGGCACGACCTACGTCTCCGGTCTGCTGCGGGAGCAGCCGGCGGCGGTGTTGGCGCAGGTGCGGGAGATCTCCGAGCAGTGGGTCGGGGACAAGGAGCTGCCGGAGATGGGCTTCACGCTCGGCACGGTCGAGGAGGCGCTCGACGACGACGTGCGCATCGCGCTCGCCGTGGACTCGGGCGGGGTGGTCCAGGCCGCACTCTCCTGGCTGCCCGTCTACCGCGGCGGGCCCGACGGCGGCGTCCGCGGCTGGACCCTGGACCTCATGCGCAAGCGCAACGGCCCCGGTGCGAACAACATGGTCGAGTTCCTCATCGCCCGCTCCGCGCTGGAGTTCAAGGACGAGGGCGCCGACTACGTGTCGTTGTCCGGTGCCCCGTTGGCGCGAAGTGGCGACGACGACGACGAGGTGGCCGTTCTCGACCGCGGACTCGATCTGCTGGGTCAGGCACTCGAGCCCTACTACGGGTTCCGGTCGCTCCACCAGTTCAAGGCCAAGTTCAATCCGAGGATCGAACCCGTCTACCTGTGCTTCCGCGACGAGGCCGATCTGCCCCGGATCGGGGTGGCGATCGGTCGGGCGTACCTGCCGGGCGCGACGACCCGCCAGCTCGCGGCCCTGGCCCGCTCGGGGGCGTCCGAGACCGTCGACGTCTAG
- a CDS encoding bifunctional adenosylcobinamide kinase/adenosylcobinamide-phosphate guanylyltransferase, which produces MRVLVTGGVRSGKSRHAVRLLDGADAVTFVAPGRPADELDDPDWAGRVSHHRAHRPAEWRTIESTDVASALRNAPGPVLVDCLGTWLTATVDDLGLWDAPTDEARAAVDERTDALCAALTARDDVVLVTNEVGSGVVPPYRSGGVFRDLLGALNQTVAECCDEVHLVVCGRVLTL; this is translated from the coding sequence ATGCGCGTCCTGGTGACAGGGGGCGTCAGGTCCGGAAAGTCCCGGCACGCAGTGCGACTGCTCGACGGCGCGGACGCCGTGACGTTCGTCGCGCCGGGCCGGCCCGCCGACGAGCTCGACGACCCCGACTGGGCCGGGCGCGTCAGCCATCACCGAGCGCACCGTCCGGCGGAGTGGCGCACCATCGAGTCCACGGATGTGGCCTCCGCGCTCCGCAACGCGCCCGGACCAGTTCTCGTGGACTGCCTGGGCACCTGGCTCACCGCGACCGTCGACGACCTCGGACTGTGGGACGCCCCCACCGACGAGGCGCGCGCCGCGGTCGACGAACGCACGGACGCCCTCTGCGCCGCCCTGACCGCCCGGGACGACGTGGTGTTGGTGACCAACGAGGTCGGCTCCGGGGTCGTTCCCCCGTACCGTTCGGGCGGGGTGTTCCGCGACCTGCTGGGCGCGCTCAACCAGACGGTCGCCGAGTGCTGCGACGAGGTGCACCTGGTGGTGTGCGGGCGCGTCCTCACCCTGTGA
- a CDS encoding diiron oxygenase, translating to MSAAAPAPAPSASREQYEDTLRRLSHASVHRSFDPFKDIPWDHPDFEVDPTDERWVLPAGIDPLGGHPWYKSLPLEKQIAIGLWRQANVMKVGLQFENILIRGIMQYVFKADNGSEEFRYLTHEATEECHHTQMFQQGVNRIGADVPGMPGWMRRLSPVLPLAAGRFPVAFFIGVLAGEEPIDHTQKQVLRNSDSLPPVLSRIMEIHVAEEARHISFAHTYVARNAPRLSRGDKYVVSLLFPVIMRVLCDAILKPTKEFRETFDIPDEVVRELYWDSPESQRFLSDLFGDVRMLAEDSGLMNPAARRVWKALKIDGRPSRYRGEPPVAFRD from the coding sequence ATGTCCGCTGCAGCCCCCGCACCCGCCCCGTCCGCGAGTCGCGAACAGTACGAGGACACGCTCCGTCGGCTGTCACACGCTTCGGTTCACCGCAGCTTCGACCCCTTCAAGGACATCCCCTGGGACCACCCCGACTTCGAAGTGGACCCCACCGACGAGCGGTGGGTCCTGCCCGCCGGAATCGATCCCCTGGGCGGTCATCCCTGGTACAAGAGCCTGCCGCTCGAGAAGCAGATCGCGATCGGCCTGTGGCGTCAGGCCAACGTCATGAAGGTCGGCCTGCAGTTCGAGAACATCCTCATCCGCGGGATCATGCAGTACGTCTTCAAGGCGGACAACGGTTCGGAGGAGTTCCGGTACCTCACCCACGAGGCCACCGAGGAGTGCCACCACACCCAGATGTTCCAGCAGGGCGTCAACCGGATCGGCGCGGACGTCCCGGGAATGCCCGGGTGGATGCGCCGTCTCTCGCCGGTGCTCCCGCTGGCCGCCGGCCGCTTTCCCGTCGCGTTCTTCATCGGCGTCCTCGCCGGCGAGGAGCCCATCGACCACACGCAGAAGCAGGTCCTGCGGAACTCGGACTCCCTCCCGCCGGTGCTCTCGCGGATCATGGAGATCCACGTGGCGGAAGAGGCCCGGCACATCTCGTTCGCGCACACCTACGTCGCACGCAACGCCCCTCGGCTCTCCCGGGGCGACAAGTACGTGGTCTCGCTGCTCTTCCCCGTGATCATGCGGGTGTTGTGCGACGCGATCCTCAAGCCCACCAAGGAGTTCCGCGAGACGTTCGACATCCCGGACGAGGTGGTCCGGGAACTCTACTGGGACAGCCCCGAGTCGCAGCGGTTCCTGTCCGACCTGTTCGGGGACGTCCGCATGCTCGCCGAGGACTCGGGCCTGATGAACCCGGCCGCGCGTCGGGTGTGGAAGGCGCTGAAGATCGACGGTCGCCCGTCCCGGTACCGCGGCGAGCCGCCCGTGGCGTTCCGCGACTAG
- a CDS encoding YdiU family protein has product MTTDTARPLSLGSRYASEFPELGVPWKAAEATGPRLLVLNEALADELGLDADYLRGDEGVRVLTGNHVPDGTTPVAQAYAGHQFGGYSPRLGDGRALLLGELPDGRDLHLKGSGRTPFARGGDGLAAVGPMLREYVISEAMHALGVPTTRSLAVVATGNTVYREEPLPGAVLARVAASHLRVGTFQFARSVDDDELLRRLADHAIARHHPHAATAENPYLELFASVLRDQAELVARWMLLGFIHGVMNTDNTTISGETIDYGPCAFMDEFDPATVFSSIDTGGRYAYANQPPVLQWNLARFAETLVPLVDPDQDEAVRLLTEVLGTFPAHYQQAWTAGMRAKIGLPDEVADAEATDLIDELSRLLSATRADYTTFFRALGAAADGDDDPVRELVGVLAEGWLTRWRALGPDRGSMDRVNPVYIPRNHLVEEALDAATAGDMGPVTELLVVVTDPFAERAGYERYTRPAPPEAAPHVTYCGT; this is encoded by the coding sequence ATGACCACGGACACCGCACGACCCCTCTCCCTCGGCTCCCGGTACGCGAGCGAGTTCCCCGAGCTGGGCGTGCCGTGGAAGGCCGCGGAGGCGACCGGGCCGCGCCTGCTCGTCCTCAACGAGGCACTGGCCGACGAGCTGGGCCTGGACGCCGATTACCTGCGCGGCGACGAGGGCGTGCGGGTGCTCACCGGCAACCACGTGCCGGACGGGACCACGCCGGTCGCGCAGGCCTATGCCGGCCACCAGTTCGGCGGTTACTCGCCACGGCTCGGGGACGGAAGGGCCCTGCTGCTGGGTGAGCTGCCCGACGGGCGTGACCTGCACCTCAAGGGCTCCGGCCGCACCCCGTTCGCCCGCGGCGGCGACGGATTGGCCGCGGTGGGTCCCATGCTGCGCGAATACGTCATCAGCGAGGCGATGCACGCGCTCGGCGTGCCCACCACCCGCTCGCTCGCCGTCGTGGCCACCGGCAACACCGTGTACCGCGAGGAGCCCCTGCCCGGCGCGGTGCTGGCCCGAGTGGCCGCGAGTCACCTGAGGGTGGGGACGTTCCAGTTCGCGCGATCGGTCGACGACGACGAGCTGCTGCGCCGACTGGCGGACCATGCGATCGCCCGGCATCACCCGCACGCCGCCACCGCGGAGAACCCGTACCTGGAGTTGTTCGCCTCGGTACTGCGCGATCAGGCGGAACTCGTGGCCCGCTGGATGCTGCTGGGGTTCATCCACGGCGTCATGAACACGGACAACACCACCATCTCGGGCGAGACCATCGACTACGGGCCGTGCGCCTTCATGGACGAGTTCGACCCGGCCACGGTCTTCAGCTCCATCGACACCGGCGGGCGCTACGCCTACGCCAACCAGCCGCCGGTGCTGCAGTGGAACCTCGCCCGGTTCGCCGAGACCCTCGTCCCGCTGGTCGACCCCGACCAGGACGAGGCGGTCCGCCTGCTCACCGAGGTGCTGGGCACGTTCCCCGCGCACTACCAGCAGGCGTGGACGGCCGGGATGCGCGCCAAGATCGGCCTCCCGGACGAGGTCGCGGACGCCGAGGCGACCGACCTCATCGACGAGCTGTCCCGGCTGCTCAGTGCGACGCGGGCCGACTACACGACGTTCTTCCGTGCCCTGGGGGCTGCCGCGGACGGGGACGACGATCCGGTGCGCGAGCTGGTCGGCGTCCTGGCCGAGGGCTGGCTGACGCGGTGGCGGGCCCTGGGGCCCGACCGGGGATCGATGGACCGGGTCAACCCGGTCTACATCCCCCGCAACCATCTCGTGGAGGAGGCCCTGGACGCGGCCACGGCAGGGGACATGGGGCCCGTGACGGAACTCCTCGTCGTCGTCACCGATCCGTTCGCCGAGCGGGCCGGTTACGAGCGCTACACGCGCCCCGCCCCGCCCGAGGCCGCGCCGCACGTCACCTACTGCGGAACCTGA
- a CDS encoding dienelactone hydrolase family protein — MTVDLSIDTADGNAEAFVSRPGSADRDLPGVLLFPDIFVLRPQIRAMADRIASWGYVVLAPNVFYRSGTADDLAPTVDLREPGERDRYIETAFPRMAALTSERSRADTAAYLDALLALPGVSVGAGVGVVGYCMGARLALRAGGDHPDRVAAVAGFHGGGLATDDPDSPHLGLATTRAAVLLRHADDDPSMPREGMDVIASLARESGVPLDQDVYPGAPHGYSMADTSMYDATAAERHFEDLREHLARRLARHGG; from the coding sequence ATGACCGTGGATCTGTCCATCGACACCGCCGACGGCAACGCCGAGGCGTTCGTCTCCCGGCCGGGAAGCGCCGACCGTGACCTGCCGGGCGTCCTGCTGTTCCCGGACATCTTCGTCCTGCGGCCGCAGATCCGGGCGATGGCGGACCGCATCGCGAGCTGGGGCTACGTCGTCCTGGCCCCGAACGTCTTCTACCGGTCCGGCACCGCCGACGACCTCGCCCCGACCGTGGACCTGCGCGAACCGGGCGAACGCGACCGGTACATCGAGACCGCGTTCCCCCGGATGGCCGCGTTGACCTCCGAGAGGTCGCGGGCGGACACCGCCGCGTACCTGGACGCACTGCTGGCACTGCCCGGGGTCTCGGTCGGGGCCGGGGTCGGGGTCGTCGGCTACTGCATGGGAGCGCGACTCGCGTTGCGCGCGGGTGGGGACCACCCGGACCGCGTCGCCGCCGTCGCCGGATTCCACGGCGGCGGGCTCGCGACGGACGATCCCGACAGTCCGCACCTCGGTCTCGCGACCACCCGGGCCGCCGTCCTGCTGCGGCACGCCGACGACGACCCGTCAATGCCGCGGGAAGGGATGGACGTCATCGCGTCCCTGGCCCGGGAATCCGGTGTGCCCTTGGACCAGGACGTCTACCCCGGCGCCCCGCACGGCTACTCGATGGCCGACACGTCGATGTACGACGCGACTGCAGCCGAACGGCACTTCGAGGACCTGCGCGAGCACCTCGCCCGGCGCCTCGCCCGCCACGGCGGGTGA
- a CDS encoding TetR/AcrR family transcriptional regulator, with protein MSDTSASDPLAMLRSGRGLPDDTAIDDPIREQLLDAAAAQFESVGIARSTMNDITRRAGLARMTLYRRFANKQELVEATLLREAAWFLADLQREIDAHETIEDKLTEGFAFTVEALRDHDLLNRLLETEPEATVPHFTVQGAPLITAAAHFLAAEISRAAPDERSDQEVLVVAELTARLVVSFVLTPSTTIDLDDPEVSRAFARNHLGPLLGGSALQSGP; from the coding sequence ATGAGCGACACCTCCGCGTCAGATCCGCTGGCGATGTTGCGTTCCGGACGCGGACTCCCGGACGACACGGCGATCGACGACCCGATCCGCGAGCAGCTCCTCGACGCGGCGGCAGCCCAGTTCGAGAGCGTCGGTATCGCACGGTCCACGATGAACGACATCACGCGACGGGCGGGCCTGGCACGGATGACGCTGTACCGGCGGTTCGCGAACAAGCAGGAACTGGTCGAGGCGACCCTGCTCAGGGAGGCCGCGTGGTTCCTCGCCGACCTGCAGCGCGAGATCGACGCCCACGAGACCATCGAGGACAAACTCACCGAGGGCTTCGCCTTCACCGTCGAGGCGCTGCGCGACCACGATCTGCTCAACCGCCTCCTGGAGACCGAGCCCGAGGCGACCGTCCCCCATTTCACCGTGCAGGGCGCGCCCCTCATCACCGCGGCCGCGCACTTCCTCGCCGCGGAGATCTCCCGGGCCGCCCCTGACGAGCGGAGCGACCAGGAGGTGTTGGTGGTGGCGGAACTGACCGCCCGGCTGGTCGTGTCCTTCGTGCTCACGCCGTCGACGACCATCGATCTGGACGACCCGGAGGTCTCCCGGGCCTTCGCGCGGAACCACCTCGGGCCACTGCTCGGCGGGTCCGCCCTCCAATCGGGTCCCTGA
- a CDS encoding potassium channel family protein has translation MTETRWKELAEWPLMGAALAFLVAAAVMVVGQPVGPVGAVTRVVMAGTWLLFFVDLAVRVALAKRRGPWLLRHWYDLAVLVLPVLRPLRLLRLVTMLGGMRRSAGTEVRGQAITYAAGWAVVLLVVSSLAALNAERGAPGATIETWGEALWWATVTVTSVGYGDYSPVTPVGRAIAVGLMFGGIALLAVVTATLASWILERVAELDGAKVGDAELGDAGEDRAGPGEVSPAATRAQVTELAEEIAALRRELAARDARGAPPGDFPHDPPGGSSVSSGP, from the coding sequence GTGACGGAAACACGGTGGAAGGAGTTGGCGGAGTGGCCCCTGATGGGTGCAGCTCTGGCCTTCCTGGTCGCCGCCGCGGTGATGGTGGTCGGGCAACCCGTGGGTCCGGTGGGAGCGGTCACCCGGGTCGTGATGGCGGGGACGTGGCTTCTGTTCTTCGTGGACCTCGCCGTCCGGGTGGCGTTGGCGAAGCGTCGCGGACCGTGGTTGCTCAGACACTGGTACGACCTCGCGGTCCTTGTCCTGCCGGTCCTGCGGCCGCTGCGACTTCTCCGGCTGGTGACCATGCTCGGGGGGATGAGGCGGTCGGCGGGCACAGAAGTACGCGGGCAGGCGATCACGTACGCCGCGGGGTGGGCGGTGGTGCTGCTGGTGGTGTCCTCGCTCGCGGCGTTGAACGCGGAACGTGGGGCGCCGGGCGCGACGATCGAGACCTGGGGTGAGGCTCTGTGGTGGGCGACCGTGACGGTGACCTCCGTGGGGTACGGCGATTACTCGCCGGTGACCCCGGTGGGCCGCGCGATCGCAGTGGGACTGATGTTCGGCGGGATCGCACTGCTGGCCGTGGTCACGGCGACGCTCGCCTCGTGGATCCTGGAGAGGGTGGCCGAACTCGATGGCGCCAAAGTCGGTGACGCCGAACTCGGTGACGCCGGAGAGGATCGGGCCGGACCCGGAGAAGTCAGCCCGGCGGCGACCCGGGCCCAGGTGACCGAGCTGGCCGAGGAGATCGCCGCGTTGCGACGCGAGCTGGCCGCGCGAGACGCCCGAGGCGCCCCGCCGGGTGATTTTCCACATGACCCGCCCGGCGGCTCGTCCGTATCGTCGGGTCCATGA